A single Melopsittacus undulatus isolate bMelUnd1 chromosome 11, bMelUnd1.mat.Z, whole genome shotgun sequence DNA region contains:
- the SMIM5 gene encoding small integral membrane protein 5, with translation MSSEGFLKEMQTIGEKFLLKLQKLPKADPVEIVSFCVVLLFIVTVLVLMVIACSCCCYSCCSCDGHPDRRRRKIQVRPAAHS, from the exons ATGTCTTCTGAAGGCTTTCTGAAGGAAATGCAAACTATCGGTGAGAAGTTTCTCCTTAAGCTCCAGAAACTGCCCAAGGCTGACCCAGTGGAGATTGTGTCCTTTTGTGTGGTTCTTCTGTTTATCG TTACTGTTCTGGTGCTCATGGTCAttgcctgcagctgctgctgctatagCTGCTGTAGCTGTGATGGACATCCCGACCGCAGACGTAGAAAGATCCAAGTCCGCCCAGCTGCCCATTCATGA